The Hymenobacter sp. 5317J-9 genome has a window encoding:
- a CDS encoding metal-dependent hydrolase, with amino-acid sequence MASAFGHAALGATLGKLLLPHRYHWPYWVAAALCAALPDVDSVGYRLGVPYDSLWGHRGLTHSLLGQLAQPGRRPAPGRLALLLFLATASHGLLDALTSGGLGVAFFSPWHPERHFFPFRPIRVSPLSIRAFLGAKGLRVLASEALWVGLPCLLLLVGQRLNRPRRPAATEN; translated from the coding sequence ATGGCATCTGCTTTTGGCCACGCCGCCCTGGGGGCCACCCTGGGCAAGCTCCTGCTTCCTCACCGCTACCACTGGCCCTACTGGGTGGCCGCCGCCCTATGCGCTGCCCTGCCCGATGTGGACTCGGTGGGCTACCGCCTCGGCGTGCCCTACGACAGCCTGTGGGGCCACCGCGGGCTCACGCACTCGCTGCTGGGCCAGTTGGCCCAGCCCGGCCGGCGGCCCGCGCCCGGGCGGCTGGCGCTGCTGCTGTTTCTGGCCACGGCCTCGCACGGCCTGCTCGATGCGCTAACTTCGGGCGGCCTGGGCGTGGCCTTTTTCAGCCCCTGGCACCCCGAGCGGCACTTCTTTCCCTTCCGGCCCATCCGGGTTTCGCCCCTCAGCATCCGGGCTTTTCTGGGGGCCAAAGGCCTGAGGGTGCTGGCCAGCGAGGCGCTGTGGGTGGGGCTGCCCTGCCTGCTACTACTGGTAGGCCAGCGCCTGAACCGGCCGCGGCGCCCGGCGGCGACCGAAAACTAG
- a CDS encoding Sir2 family NAD-dependent protein deacetylase, translating to MASQHLVVLTGAGVSAESGIRTFRDTNGLWEEHRVEDVASPEGFARNPALVLEFYNQRRAQARTVQPNAAHLALAGFEEVPGWRVSIITQNVDDLHERAGSSQVLHLHGMLNQMRSVANDTAVYDCPGDIRLGDLGPDGHQLRPHIVWFGELVPAIEEAAEIVSTADVLLVVGTSLQVYPAAGLLHYAPATCPVFVIDPHQPEAGRRGVRYVAEPASTGVPRVLRELTA from the coding sequence ATGGCCTCCCAACACCTCGTGGTCCTCACCGGTGCCGGCGTTTCGGCCGAGTCCGGCATCCGCACCTTCCGCGACACCAACGGCCTCTGGGAAGAGCACCGCGTCGAGGACGTGGCCTCGCCCGAGGGCTTTGCCCGCAACCCCGCGCTGGTGCTGGAGTTCTACAACCAGCGCCGCGCCCAGGCCCGCACCGTGCAGCCCAACGCCGCCCACCTGGCGCTGGCCGGCTTCGAAGAAGTACCCGGTTGGCGCGTCAGCATCATCACCCAGAACGTGGACGACCTGCACGAGCGCGCCGGCTCCAGCCAGGTGCTGCACCTGCACGGCATGCTCAACCAGATGCGCTCGGTGGCCAACGACACGGCCGTGTACGACTGCCCCGGCGACATCCGGCTGGGCGACCTAGGCCCCGACGGCCACCAGCTGCGCCCACACATTGTGTGGTTTGGCGAGCTAGTGCCCGCCATTGAGGAAGCCGCCGAAATCGTGAGCACCGCCGACGTGCTGCTCGTGGTGGGCACCTCCCTGCAGGTGTACCCGGCGGCCGGGCTGCTGCACTACGCCCCCGCCACCTGCCCCGTCTTCGTCATCGACCCGCACCAGCCCGAAGCCGGCCGCCGCGGCGTGCGCTACGTGGCCGAGCCCGCCAGCACGGGCGTGCCCCGCGTGCTGCGCGAGCTCACCGCCTGA
- a CDS encoding nitroreductase family protein, whose protein sequence is MKAAPTTYPVHELIRNRWSPRSFSVQPVTQDALNQIFEAASWAFSAMNAQPWQYIYAHKADTEAFQKILDTLMPGNQPWARNAPVLIIALAKTQYENGQPNGAAMHDLGAANATLFLEATALGLHGHVMGGFDREKVRRDFNLPEGLEPAAVLALGYLGEAEQLEEPFLSREKAARNRKPVAEFAFRNELPTPVVA, encoded by the coding sequence ATGAAAGCCGCCCCCACCACCTACCCCGTCCACGAGCTCATTCGCAACCGCTGGAGCCCCCGCTCCTTCTCGGTTCAGCCGGTGACCCAAGACGCCCTGAATCAGATTTTTGAAGCCGCCTCCTGGGCCTTCAGCGCCATGAATGCGCAGCCCTGGCAATACATCTATGCCCATAAGGCCGATACCGAAGCTTTTCAGAAAATTCTGGACACGCTGATGCCCGGCAACCAGCCCTGGGCTCGAAATGCGCCGGTGCTCATCATTGCCCTGGCCAAAACGCAGTACGAAAACGGCCAGCCCAACGGCGCCGCCATGCATGACCTGGGCGCCGCAAATGCTACCCTCTTCTTGGAGGCCACCGCGCTGGGCCTACACGGCCACGTGATGGGCGGTTTCGACCGCGAAAAAGTGCGCCGCGACTTTAACCTGCCCGAGGGGCTGGAGCCCGCCGCCGTGCTGGCCCTGGGCTACCTGGGCGAAGCCGAGCAGCTGGAAGAGCCCTTCCTGAGCCGCGAGAAAGCCGCCCGCAACCGCAAGCCCGTGGCGGAGTTTGCCTTTCGGAATGAGCTGCCGACGCCTGTGGTGGCTTAA
- a CDS encoding pirin family protein: protein MASTVLHLANTRGHANHGWLNSYHTFSFAGYNNPSRVHFGALRVLNDDTVAGGMGFGKHPHDNMEIISIPLSGDLEHQDSMGNKTVIRQHDVQVMSAGTGVAHSEKNHNANQEVKFLQIWVFPNERGIKPAYGQQTFAPEARHNQLLQVVSPVGNGDNPHIHQDAWFHLGNLDQGFATDYAIKKAGNGVYAFVLEGDVTINGQALHRRDGFGIWDTDKLTISADSNAELLLMEVPMEF from the coding sequence ATGGCCAGCACCGTCCTTCACCTCGCAAATACCCGTGGCCACGCCAATCATGGCTGGCTCAATTCTTACCATACCTTCAGCTTTGCCGGCTACAACAACCCCAGCCGCGTGCACTTCGGCGCCCTGCGCGTGCTGAACGACGACACCGTGGCCGGCGGCATGGGCTTCGGCAAGCACCCGCACGACAACATGGAAATTATCTCCATTCCGCTGTCGGGCGATTTGGAGCACCAGGATTCGATGGGCAATAAAACCGTCATTCGCCAGCACGATGTGCAGGTGATGAGCGCCGGCACCGGCGTGGCCCACTCCGAGAAAAACCACAACGCCAACCAGGAAGTGAAATTCCTGCAAATCTGGGTGTTCCCGAATGAGCGCGGCATCAAGCCCGCTTACGGCCAGCAGACCTTTGCCCCGGAAGCCCGCCACAACCAGTTGCTGCAGGTGGTATCGCCGGTGGGCAACGGCGACAACCCCCATATCCACCAGGATGCCTGGTTTCACCTCGGCAACCTCGACCAAGGCTTCGCCACCGACTACGCCATCAAAAAGGCGGGCAACGGCGTCTATGCCTTCGTGCTGGAAGGCGACGTTACCATCAACGGCCAGGCCCTGCACCGCCGCGACGGCTTCGGCATCTGGGACACCGACAAGCTGACCATCAGCGCCGATAGCAACGCCGAGCTGCTGCTGATGGAGGTACCGATGGAGTTTTAA
- a CDS encoding HAD family hydrolase, with product MIRTVIFDMDGVIIDTEPIHHQAFFSLFAELGIPVSDAEYATFLGKSTRNVFQLLKDKYHLAADVETLVMRKRELFNQSFDTDADLDLLPGVRALIEDLRRHDVQLVVASSASKATIARVFDRFGLDSYFTHRISGEDFERSKPDPAIFRRAAELARTPVGECIVIEDSANGVTAAKAAGIYCIGYASEHSAGQDLRHADRIIRHFDELTAPEIEAITPA from the coding sequence ATGATTCGTACGGTAATCTTCGACATGGACGGCGTCATCATCGACACCGAGCCAATTCATCACCAAGCCTTTTTCTCGCTGTTTGCCGAACTGGGCATTCCGGTTTCCGACGCTGAGTACGCCACTTTTCTGGGCAAGTCGACCCGCAACGTGTTTCAGCTGTTGAAGGACAAATACCATCTGGCGGCCGACGTGGAAACGCTGGTGATGCGCAAGCGCGAGCTGTTCAACCAGTCCTTCGACACCGACGCCGACCTCGACCTGCTGCCCGGGGTGCGCGCGCTCATCGAAGACCTCCGGCGGCACGATGTGCAGCTGGTCGTGGCGTCATCGGCTTCCAAAGCCACCATTGCGCGGGTGTTCGACCGGTTCGGGCTGGACTCGTATTTCACCCACCGCATCAGCGGCGAAGATTTCGAGCGCTCCAAGCCCGACCCCGCCATTTTTCGGCGCGCCGCCGAGCTGGCCCGCACGCCCGTCGGCGAGTGCATTGTCATCGAAGACTCGGCTAATGGCGTGACGGCGGCCAAGGCGGCCGGCATCTACTGCATCGGCTACGCCAGCGAGCATTCGGCCGGGCAGGACCTGCGCCACGCCGACCGCATTATCCGGCATTTTGACGAGCTGACGGCTCCCGAAATCGAGGCCATCACGCCGGCCTAA
- a CDS encoding DUF4846 domain-containing protein has translation MLLSRLLLPLALPFLLVEAGPAPVGRPAGLSYPWLNKPGAASQSLAARFPAPAGCRRAPVAAGSWGEWLRYLPLKPAGTKARLYNGALKNRQEVVAAVLDIDVGTKDLQQCADAVIRLRAEYLFSQNPNQIHFHLTTGYDFWFSDFVAGKTFRVVNEQVLPATRPAEALTHAALGRYLLPTFGYAGTLSLSRELRPTPLAAVQPGDVLIHGGAPGHAVLVVDVAENPATHQQYVLLAQSYMPAQNIHLLRNVDAPALGAWFAVPGPAAAEFDTPEWTFGRRELGRF, from the coding sequence ATGCTGCTTAGCCGCTTGCTGTTGCCCCTGGCACTGCCTTTTTTGCTGGTAGAAGCCGGCCCCGCGCCGGTTGGGCGTCCGGCGGGCCTCTCCTACCCGTGGCTCAACAAACCGGGCGCGGCGTCGCAGTCGCTCGCGGCGCGGTTTCCGGCCCCGGCGGGGTGCCGCCGGGCACCGGTAGCGGCCGGCTCCTGGGGCGAGTGGCTGCGCTACCTGCCGCTGAAGCCGGCGGGCACGAAGGCCCGGCTCTACAACGGGGCGCTGAAAAACCGGCAGGAGGTGGTGGCCGCCGTGCTCGACATCGACGTGGGCACCAAAGACCTGCAGCAGTGCGCCGATGCCGTGATTCGCCTGCGCGCCGAGTACCTGTTCAGCCAAAACCCCAACCAAATACATTTTCACCTCACCACGGGCTACGACTTCTGGTTTTCGGACTTCGTGGCCGGCAAAACCTTTCGGGTGGTGAACGAGCAGGTGCTGCCCGCCACCCGGCCCGCCGAGGCTCTGACGCACGCAGCGCTGGGTCGCTACCTGCTGCCCACCTTTGGCTACGCCGGCACGCTATCGCTCAGCCGGGAGCTGCGGCCGACGCCCCTGGCGGCGGTGCAGCCCGGCGACGTGTTGATTCACGGCGGGGCGCCGGGCCATGCCGTGCTGGTGGTGGACGTAGCCGAGAATCCGGCCACGCATCAGCAGTACGTGCTGCTGGCCCAGAGCTACATGCCGGCCCAGAACATTCACCTGCTGCGCAACGTGGACGCGCCCGCGCTGGGGGCCTGGTTTGCCGTGCCCGGGCCGGCGGCGGCCGAGTTCGACACGCCGGAGTGGACGTTTGGGCGCCGGGAGCTGGGCCGTTTCTGA